A stretch of Brachyhypopomus gauderio isolate BG-103 chromosome 3, BGAUD_0.2, whole genome shotgun sequence DNA encodes these proteins:
- the LOC143510064 gene encoding chemerin-like receptor 1, whose product MNTTANTIYDSDYDYLTPTSTVPTPTCRDAMCVCLATINVIIFLLGVTGNGLVIWIAGFKMKKTVHTAWYLSLAVSDFLFCTFLPFYVVYLVKGDWVFGLFMCKFMSFILFLNMFSSIILLVFISVDRCVVVMLPVWAQNQRTVRKASVMVILAWITSAVLSTPSAIFRDVQEDYHKPTNKCFNNYKDDEGRDHIATVLCRFIFGFVIPFLIIVTCYVLIFRKLKTNQMAKSRKPFKIMTVLIVIFFICWLPFHIVALMELNTKYSNLLPTAQVIGSTLASANSFLNPFLYAFMGKDFKRKIFSILSMIESAIEEEGRSTVRGTSITYSGEHKLSATIRA is encoded by the coding sequence ATGAACACCACTGCAAATACAATATATGACAGTGATTATGACTACTTAACACCAACCTCAACAGTGCCTACACCAACCTGCAGAgatgcaatgtgtgtgtgcttagcaACAATCAATGTGATCATCTTCTTACTGGGTGTCACTGGAAATGGTCTGGTGATTTGGATTGCTGGATTTAAGATGAAGAAGACCGTCCACACGGCTTGGTACCTCAGCCTGGCCGTTTCTGACTTCCTCTTTTGTACCTTCCTGCCATTTTATGTCGTCTACTTGGTTAAAGGTGATTGGGTCTTTGGGCTCTTCATGTGCAAGTTCATGTCCTTCATCCTGTTCCTCAACATGTTCAGCAGCATCATCCTCCTCGTCTTCATCAGTGTGGACCGCTGTGTGGTCGTTATGCTTCCTGTATGGGCACAGAACCAGCGCACTGTACGCAAGGCTTCTGTGATGGTTATTCTGGCTTGGATCACCTCCGCAGTGCTTAGCACCCCATCAGCCATTTTCCGAGATGTCCAGGAAGATTACCATAAGCCAACAAACAAGTGTTTCAACAATTACAAAGATGATGAAGGTCGAGACCATATTGCCACTGTATTGTGCCGATTCATTTTTGGATTTGTGATCCCGTTCCTGATCATTGTCACCTGTTATGTTCTCATCTTTCGAAAGCTGAAGACCAACCAGATGGCAAAGTCCAGAAAGCCATTTAAGATCATGACGGTGCTGATTGTGATATTTTTTATCTGCTGGCTGCCTTTTCACATTGTTGCTTTGATGGAACTAAATACAAAATACTCCAATCTTCTTCCTACTGCACAAGTAATTGGTAGCACTCTTGCCAGTGCAAATAGCTTTTTGAACCCCTTTCTTTACGCTTTCATGGGAAAGGACTTTAAGCGGAAAATTTTCTCAATTCTGTCAATGATTGAGAGTGCAATCGAGGAGGAGGGCCGGAGCACAGTGCGAGGAACCTCTATCACCTACTCAGGGGAACACAAACTTTCAGCTACtatcagggcttaa